The following proteins are co-located in the Lacticaseibacillus paracasei subsp. paracasei genome:
- a CDS encoding DUF771 domain-containing protein — MPLLHVVEDDQISSKKYLAVDEEELAEMIKENQELKRKLAARGMWTLTTATSYVEGHNNTWVVNNILNVPRFHKFLQDTVVSYPPPGKKGYLFHPKPWLDFLDKWFPEISRSLREKEKQ, encoded by the coding sequence ATGCCACTGTTGCATGTTGTTGAAGATGATCAGATTTCAAGCAAAAAGTATTTAGCGGTAGATGAAGAAGAACTGGCAGAGATGATTAAGGAGAACCAAGAGCTAAAACGCAAGCTAGCAGCACGAGGCATGTGGACGCTCACCACCGCAACAAGCTATGTCGAAGGACATAACAACACGTGGGTAGTTAACAATATCTTGAACGTCCCACGCTTCCACAAGTTCTTGCAAGATACCGTGGTTTCATATCCACCGCCTGGCAAAAAGGGGTATCTGTTTCATCCGAAACCATGGCTCGACTTCTTAGATAAATGGTTCCCAGAGATTTCAAGGTCACTTAGAGAGAAGGAAAAACAATGA